A genomic segment from Glycine soja cultivar W05 chromosome 18, ASM419377v2, whole genome shotgun sequence encodes:
- the LOC114394873 gene encoding calmodulin-binding transcription activator 4-like has product MPPGLEYNIDDLFQEAKRRWLKPVEVLYILRNHDQCEFTHQPPHQPAGGSLLLFNRRIMRFFRKDGHNWRKKKDGKTVGEAHERLKVGNVEILNCYYAHGEENRTFQRRSYWMLEPEYDHIVLVHYRETSEGKSKSEHVTQLSSGSSPVFSQSHSSYTTHNPGTASMFGDSCEPNQKFSSSGSLEDTSEAQALRQLEEQLSLNEDIFNEIALDLIPGQDQRVVYKQDNSVALSGPNDPGQPCDGYNGREDDSGTYYHDFLDDCPGGNEKTIYWTEVLESCKPLSVTKLPDQHAYDAIENGKSLFSSGRGMIANREKNQWLNSNSNNVENSVFLFPQDIGVKFPPYSMVETPGTNYDYYETCFDQFQNQEPLGVDSSFTVVQKQKFTIRAVSPEYCYATETTKVIIIGSFLCHDSDSTWACMFGDVEVPAEIIQDGVICCEAPSYLLGKVNLCVTSGNRVPCSEVRGFEFRNKTTSCTRCNSLETEGSKSLEDLLLLVRFAEMLLSASTTKDDRIESGSYLSTEQKDDDDSWSHIIIDTLLDGTRTSSDTVNWLLEELLKDKLQLWLSNRRDEGTGCSFSRKEQGIIHMISGLGFEWALSPILSCGVNINFRDINGWTALHWAARFGREKMVASLIASGASAGAVTDPSSQDPTGKTAASIAASHGHKGLAGYLSEVDLTSHLSSLTLEESELSKGSSELEAELTVSSVSKENLVASEDQVSLQAFLDAVRNAAQAAARIQAAFRAHSFRKRKEREAAADAGLDGYCIDAGSIDNNISVLSAVSKLSSQSCRDYNLAALSIQKKYRGWKGRKEFLALRQKVVKIQACVRGYQVRKQYKLILWAVGILDKVVLRWRRKRIGIRSVRQEMESNEEESDDEDFLSVFRKEKVNAAIEKALKQVLSMVHSSGARQQYRRLLLLYRQAKAKTERGSTSDEAPLSTSEEEVSNMEDDDLCQFWETFWPS; this is encoded by the exons ATGCCACCTG GTTTGGAGTACAATATCGATGATCTGTTTCAAGAAGCTAAGAGGAGATGGCTCAAGCCTGTGGAAGTGCTTTACATTTTACGGAATCACGACCAGTGCGAGTTCACCCACCAGCCCCCTCATCAGCCAGCTG GTGGATCCCTGCTTCTGTTTAATCGAAGAATCATGCGTTTCTTCCGTAAAGATGGTCATAACTGGCGGAAGAAAAAAGATGGCAAAACTGTGGGAGAAGCGCATGAACGGCTTAAG GTTGGCAATGTTGAAATCCTAAACTGTTACTATGCACATGGAGAGGAGAACCGTACTTTTCAGAGACGGAGCTATTGGATGTTGGAGCC GGAATATGACCATATTGTTCTTGTGCATTATAGAGAAACTAGTGAG GGGAAATCCAAATCTGAACATGTCACACAATTGTCATCAGGTTCCTCTCCTGTTTTTAGTCAGAGTCATAGCTCGTATACTACTCACAACCCAGGAACAGCATCCATGTTTGGTGATTCATGTGAACCTAATCAGAAATTTTCTAGTTCTGGGTCTTTAGAAGATACATCCGAAGCACAAGCCTTGCGCCAATTGGAAGAACAGCTGAGTTTGAATGAGGACATTTTCAATGAAATTGCACTTGATTTAATCCCAGGTCAAGATCAAAGGGTGGTTTATAAGCAAGATAACTCTGTAGCTTTGTCTGGACCAAATGATCCAGGACAACCTTGTGATGGAtataatggaagagaag ATGACAGTGGTACATATTATCATGACTTTCTTGATGATTGTCCTGGTGGAAATGAAAAAACTATATACTGGACTGAAGTGCTGGAATCGTGTAAGCCCTTATCTGTGACCAAATTACCAGATCAACATGCATATGACGCGATTGAAAAT GGAAAGTCATTATTTTCTTCAGGAAGAGGAATGATTGCCAACCGGGAAAAAAATCAGTGGCTAAACTCCAACAGTAATAATGTTGAAAACT CTGTTTTCTTGTTTCCTCAAGACATTGGAGTCAAATTTCCTCCATATTCTATGGTAGAAACTCCAGGAACTAACTATGACTACTATGAAACCTGTTTTGATCAATTCCAAAATCAAGAACCTCTGGGTGTAGATTCAAGCTTCACTGTTGTGCAGAAACAGAAATTTACAATTAGGGCAGTTTCCCCAGAATACTGTTATGCCACTGAGACTACAAAG GTGATCATTATTGGGTCATTTCTATGCCATGACTCGGATTCTACCTGGGCCTGTATGTTTGGTGATGTTGAAGTTCCTGCAGAGATAATTCAGGATGGTGTAATCTGTTGTGAAGCTCCATCTTATCTTCTTGGGAAGGTTAATTTGTGTGTTACTTCAGGAAATAGGGTGCCATGCAGTGAAGTGAGGGGGTTTGAGTTTCGAAATAAGACTACTAGTTGCACTCGCTGTAATTCATTGGAAACAGAAGGCAGCAAAAGTCTAGAAGATCTGTTATTACTTGTTCGATTTGCAGAGATGCTCCTTTCTGCTTCAACTACAAAGGATGACAGAATAGAATCTGGAAGTTATCTTTCAACAGAACagaaagatgatgatgattcatgGAGCCATATTATTATAGACACTCTTCTAGATGGCACCAGAACATCATCTGATACTGTTAACTGGCTTCTTGAAGAGCTGCTGAAGGATAAGTTGCAGCTCTGGCTTTCTAACCGAAGAGATGAAGGGACAGGCTGTTCTTTTTCCAGGAAAGAACAGGGGATAATACACATGATTTCTGGGTTGGGTTTTGAGTGGGCCTTGAGCCCCATTCTTAGTTGTGGTGTGAATATAAATTTCCGTGACATCAATGGGTGGACCGCTCTTCATTGGGCTGCTAGGTTTGGGAG GGAAAAAATGGTTGCTTCGCTTATAGCTTCTGGTGCATCTGCTGGAGCAGTGACAGATCCAAGTTCACAAGATCCAACAGGTAAAACTGCTGCATCTATTGCAGCTAGCCATGGCCATAAGGGACTGGCAGGTTATCTTTCAGAGGTAGACCTAACAAGCCATCTGTCATCCCTCACATTGGAAGAGAGTGAGCTTTCTAAAGGATCTTCTGAGCTTGAAGCCGAGTTAACTGTCAGTAGTGTCTCTAAAGAAAATCTTGTGGCCAGTGAGGATCAGGTTTCACTACAAGCTTTCCTGGATGCTGTTAGAAATGCAGCTCAGGCAGCTGCACGGATACAAGCTGCTTTTCGTGCACATTCTTTTAGAAAACGGAAAGAAAGAGAAGCTGCTGCTGACGCTGGTCTAGATGGATATTGTATTGATGCAGGTAGCATTGATAATAACATTTCAGTGCTTTCTGCCGTGTCAAAACTTAGTTCTCAGAGCTGTCGTGATTACAATTTAGCTGCCTTATCGATTCAGAAGAAATATCGAGGCTGGAAAGGTCGTAAAGAATTCTTAGCATTGCGCCAGAAAGTAGTTAAGATACAG GCTTGTGTAAGGGGATACCAGGTTCGGAAGCAATACAAGTTAATATTATGGGCAGTTGGAATCTTGGACAAGGTTGTGCTACGATGGCGCAGAAAACGAATTGGTATACGAAGTGTCCGGCAAGAAATGGaatcaaatgaagaagaaagtgatgatgAAGATTTTCTCAGCGTGTTCCGGAAAGAGAAAGTAAATGCAGCAATTGAAAAGGCTTTGAAGCAGGTGCTTTCCATGGTCCATTCCTCTGGTGCTCGTCAGCAATATAGGCGCTTGCTTTTGTTGTATCGTCAAGCCAAGGCCAAG ACTGAACGTGGCAGCACGAGTGATGAAGCACCCTTATCAACTTCGGAAGAGGAAGTTTCCAATATGGAAGATGATGATTTGTGTCAATTTTGGGAAACGTTCTGGCCTTCCTAG